A single window of Nocardia sp. NBC_01327 DNA harbors:
- a CDS encoding histidine phosphatase family protein: MLESLTMVRHGESVGNAALAGAITAGAEESGLGLRDSDIPLSDLGRAQAGAVGKWLARQWDSVDAVLCSPYVRALETAEIALRPGRAPAVQVDERLRDREQGLLGGLTELGVQRRYPAEAAARELMGRFYYRPPGGEAWTDVALRLRTLLPELEGHVLVFAHDLVIVMVRYILDDLDESTILKIESNQLANASISRWERDHSGLRLLKYNDIGHLE, translated from the coding sequence ATGTTGGAGTCGCTCACGATGGTTCGGCACGGGGAGAGTGTCGGGAATGCGGCGCTGGCGGGGGCGATCACAGCGGGGGCGGAGGAATCCGGTCTAGGGCTGCGCGATTCCGACATTCCACTCTCCGATTTGGGCCGGGCGCAGGCGGGTGCGGTCGGGAAGTGGCTGGCACGACAGTGGGATTCGGTGGATGCGGTGCTGTGTTCGCCCTATGTGCGGGCATTGGAGACCGCCGAGATCGCCCTGCGTCCCGGGCGGGCCCCTGCGGTGCAGGTCGATGAGCGATTGCGGGATCGCGAGCAGGGCTTACTCGGAGGGCTGACCGAACTGGGCGTGCAGCGGCGGTATCCGGCCGAGGCGGCCGCGCGGGAATTGATGGGCCGCTTCTACTATCGGCCGCCGGGCGGTGAGGCGTGGACCGATGTGGCGCTGCGGCTGCGGACGCTCCTGCCCGAATTGGAGGGCCATGTCCTGGTTTTCGCGCACGATCTGGTGATCGTCATGGTCCGCTACATCCTCGACGACCTGGACGAATCCACCATCCTCAAGATCGAGAGCAATCAGCTCGCCAATGCCTCGATCAGCCGCTGGGAGCGGGACCATTCGGGACTGCGCCTGCTCAAGTACAACGACATCGGACATCTCGAATAG
- a CDS encoding DUF2332 domain-containing protein has translation METSQRYRRFAELEVRGFSPCYEEWSGGIAGSPRILGLIDQLPEPRRQPNLVFGAARYVGAVESGFAEFADFLITHWAEVYEVAMTHRTQTNEAGRTATLLPVLNLYPAQPVALIEFGASAGLCLYPDRYSYRYDDRPILDPADGRSDVVLSCTTSGRPPIPEVLPQVAYRAGVDLNPLDLADAENLRWLECLIWPEQRDRLVRLRSAAAIVRRDPPELVAGDLVDAIADLVHAVPQDIPVIVFGSAVLTYLPPERRAAFREVMRALPCRWITNEGTAVLDFGSAALPAAPAGIRMITALDGDPVAYAAPHGQTLDWFGSAG, from the coding sequence GTGGAGACATCGCAGCGGTATCGGCGGTTCGCTGAGTTGGAGGTGCGGGGGTTTTCGCCGTGTTACGAGGAGTGGAGCGGCGGAATCGCTGGTAGCCCACGGATTCTCGGGCTGATCGATCAGCTGCCGGAGCCTCGGCGGCAGCCGAATCTGGTGTTCGGGGCGGCGCGCTATGTGGGCGCGGTGGAGTCGGGTTTCGCGGAGTTCGCGGATTTCCTGATCACCCACTGGGCCGAGGTGTACGAGGTGGCGATGACGCATCGTACGCAGACCAATGAGGCCGGGCGTACCGCCACGCTGTTGCCGGTGCTGAATCTGTATCCCGCGCAGCCGGTGGCGCTGATCGAGTTCGGCGCCTCCGCCGGACTGTGTCTCTATCCGGATCGGTACAGCTACCGCTACGACGACCGGCCGATTCTCGATCCCGCGGACGGGCGTTCGGATGTTGTGCTCTCCTGCACTACTTCCGGGCGTCCGCCCATTCCGGAGGTGCTGCCGCAGGTGGCGTACCGGGCCGGGGTGGATCTCAACCCGCTCGATCTCGCCGATGCCGAGAATCTGCGCTGGCTCGAATGTCTGATCTGGCCCGAACAGCGGGATCGCCTGGTGCGCTTACGAAGTGCGGCGGCGATCGTTCGCCGCGATCCGCCGGAGCTGGTGGCGGGTGATCTGGTGGATGCGATTGCGGACCTGGTTCACGCGGTGCCGCAAGACATTCCGGTCATCGTCTTCGGTAGCGCGGTTCTGACGTATCTGCCGCCGGAGCGCCGCGCTGCCTTCCGGGAGGTCATGCGCGCCCTGCCGTGTCGTTGGATCACCAACGAAGGAACGGCAGTTCTCGATTTCGGTTCGGCCGCACTGCCAGCCGCTCCTGCCGGTATTCGGATGATCACCGCACTGGACGGCGATCCCGTGGCCTACGCGGCCCCGCACGGGCAGACCTTGGACTGGTTCGGCTCGGCGGGGTAG
- a CDS encoding response regulator transcription factor produces the protein MRVLVLEDDQQLSHEVTAGLRSAGFAVDFAYDIADADFKIAINRYDCLVVDRGLPDGDGLDLVAGARTAGHTMPALMLTGRDGLDDRLAGFEQGADDYLTKPFALPELVMRVRALCRRREQPTASRIAVADIDIDLMRRRVTRGGIMLTLTPKEFAVLELMATRLGSVVTRTDLIECCWDEMAEPASNVVDAVVAKLRRKLGEPCVIETVRGTGFLIGGAV, from the coding sequence GTGCGTGTTTTGGTGTTGGAGGACGATCAGCAACTCAGTCATGAGGTAACCGCCGGATTGCGATCGGCGGGGTTTGCTGTCGACTTCGCGTACGACATCGCCGACGCCGATTTCAAGATCGCCATCAATCGCTACGACTGCCTGGTCGTCGATCGCGGCCTGCCCGACGGTGACGGCCTGGATCTGGTCGCCGGGGCCCGGACCGCGGGGCACACCATGCCCGCGCTCATGCTGACCGGCCGCGACGGACTCGATGATCGGCTCGCCGGATTCGAGCAGGGCGCCGACGACTATCTGACCAAACCGTTCGCACTGCCCGAACTGGTGATGCGGGTGCGCGCCCTGTGCCGGCGGCGGGAGCAGCCCACCGCCTCGCGAATCGCGGTGGCGGACATCGATATCGACCTCATGCGCCGGCGGGTGACGCGGGGCGGGATCATGCTGACCCTGACGCCCAAGGAATTCGCCGTCCTGGAACTCATGGCGACGCGGCTCGGCAGCGTGGTGACCCGCACCGATCTCATCGAATGCTGCTGGGACGAAATGGCCGAGCCCGCATCGAATGTGGTGGATGCCGTCGTGGCGAAGTTGCGGCGCAAGCTCGGTGAGCCCTGCGTGATCGAAACCGTGCGTGGCACCGGGTTTCTCATCGGTGGAGCGGTATGA
- the nrdF gene encoding class 1b ribonucleoside-diphosphate reductase subunit beta — protein MKLIDRVSAINWNRVLDEKDAEVWDRLTGNFWLPEKVPVSNDIPSWATLTPSEKQLTMRVFTGLTLLDTIQGTVGAVSLIPDALTPHEEAVYTNIAFMESVHAKSYSQIFSTLCSSKEIDEAFRWSEENRNLQRKAEIVLGYYNGEDPLKRKVASTLLESFLFYSGFYLPMHWSSRAKLTNTADMIRLIIRDEAVHGYYIGYKYQKGLELRSEAERDELKSYTFELLFELYENEVEYTQDLYDEVGLTEDVKKFLRYNANKALMNLGYEGLFPKDECDVNPAILSALSPNADENHDFFSGSGSSYVIGKAVNTEDEDWEF, from the coding sequence GTGAAACTGATCGATCGGGTATCCGCGATCAACTGGAACCGCGTGCTTGATGAGAAGGATGCGGAGGTCTGGGATCGACTCACCGGCAACTTCTGGTTGCCGGAAAAGGTGCCGGTGTCCAACGACATTCCGTCGTGGGCGACGCTGACCCCCAGCGAGAAGCAGCTGACCATGCGGGTCTTCACCGGCCTCACCCTGCTGGACACCATCCAGGGCACCGTCGGCGCGGTCAGCCTCATCCCGGATGCGCTGACCCCGCACGAAGAAGCGGTCTACACCAATATCGCCTTCATGGAGTCGGTGCACGCCAAGAGCTACAGCCAGATCTTCTCGACGCTGTGCTCCTCCAAGGAGATCGACGAAGCCTTCCGCTGGTCCGAGGAGAATCGGAACCTGCAGCGCAAGGCCGAGATCGTGCTCGGGTACTACAACGGCGAGGACCCGCTCAAGCGCAAGGTGGCCTCCACCCTGCTGGAGAGCTTCCTGTTCTACTCCGGCTTCTACCTGCCGATGCACTGGTCCTCGCGGGCCAAGCTCACCAATACCGCCGATATGATCCGCCTGATCATTCGCGATGAGGCCGTGCACGGCTACTACATCGGCTACAAGTACCAGAAGGGCCTCGAGCTCCGGTCCGAGGCCGAGCGCGACGAACTCAAGTCCTACACCTTCGAGCTGCTGTTCGAGCTGTACGAGAACGAGGTCGAGTACACCCAGGATCTCTACGACGAGGTCGGCCTGACCGAGGACGTCAAGAAGTTCCTGCGCTACAACGCCAACAAGGCCCTGATGAACCTCGGCTACGAGGGCCTGTTCCCCAAGGACGAGTGCGACGTCAACCCCGCCATCCTCTCGGCCCTCTCACCCAATGCCGACGAGAACCACGACTTCTTCTCCGGCTCGGGTTCCAGCTACGTCATCGGCAAGGCCGTCAACACCGAAGACGAAGACTGGGAGTTTTAG
- a CDS encoding sensor histidine kinase — protein MSSHRLPAVARLRRARWLMTGLVTVITATAVLALGFVASTIDSHSRAIEADRQVEKVAGGLARAIQHDDKNVLDLSTVIDDDLAKGPTAVVVLVRKQGESWKQEHTYLRSLMPSDTEITTLATQTEDHSNGDLYASMLNTSTDITGRKVRVAGTPVYWTDWDNFVVILASGESMDNPGQHRMLVWALAIGGSLLVLLSTAAAYLLSGRSLRQALRLLDEHEQFLGDAAHELRTPLTTLKLLTESRPKPEEVQQTLAEARKLADRMARLVTGLLARARMQTGIAEPERTLLRLDQLAEAVAEEAGDDRITVTAHPTVVVGDPQLLGLAIRNMLENGLTHGAVNRSAPVEVHIAEGRVSVRDHGPGVDPVMSASPFDRGAAGRSGRNGIGLALVAWVAQTHGGNASIEPAVGGGTIATLWLPPADITVGVPAGVRM, from the coding sequence ATGAGTTCACATCGGCTGCCCGCTGTGGCCCGGCTGCGGCGGGCGCGCTGGCTGATGACCGGTCTGGTCACCGTCATCACCGCGACGGCCGTGCTGGCGCTCGGATTCGTGGCCTCCACCATCGATTCGCACTCGCGCGCAATCGAAGCCGACCGTCAGGTGGAGAAGGTGGCGGGCGGACTGGCGCGCGCCATCCAGCACGATGACAAGAATGTGCTGGATCTGTCCACGGTGATCGACGACGATCTGGCCAAGGGACCGACGGCGGTGGTCGTGCTGGTGCGCAAGCAGGGTGAGTCATGGAAGCAGGAGCACACCTATCTGCGCTCGCTCATGCCCAGCGATACCGAGATCACCACTCTCGCCACGCAAACCGAGGACCATTCCAACGGCGACCTCTACGCCTCGATGCTCAATACCTCGACCGATATCACCGGGCGGAAGGTGCGGGTGGCGGGAACGCCGGTGTACTGGACGGACTGGGACAATTTCGTGGTCATCCTGGCCAGCGGCGAGTCCATGGATAATCCCGGTCAGCATCGAATGCTGGTGTGGGCCTTGGCGATCGGCGGCAGCCTGCTGGTACTGCTGTCCACCGCCGCCGCCTATCTGCTCTCCGGCCGCAGTCTCCGCCAGGCCCTGCGCCTGCTCGACGAGCACGAACAGTTCCTCGGCGATGCCGCACACGAATTGCGCACTCCCCTCACCACTTTGAAACTGCTCACCGAATCGCGGCCCAAACCCGAAGAGGTGCAACAGACTCTGGCCGAAGCCCGGAAACTGGCCGATCGCATGGCCCGCCTCGTCACCGGCCTGCTCGCCCGCGCCCGAATGCAAACCGGCATAGCCGAACCCGAGCGCACCCTGCTGCGCCTGGACCAGCTGGCCGAGGCCGTCGCCGAGGAAGCCGGCGACGACCGCATCACCGTCACCGCCCACCCCACCGTCGTCGTGGGCGACCCCCAGCTCCTCGGCCTCGCCATCCGGAACATGCTGGAGAACGGCCTGACCCACGGCGCCGTAAACCGTTCCGCCCCTGTGGAAGTCCACATCGCCGAGGGCCGAGTCAGCGTCCGCGACCACGGTCCCGGCGTAGACCCGGTCATGTCCGCCAGCCCCTTCGACCGCGGTGCCGCCGGCCGCTCCGGCCGCAATGGCATCGGCCTCGCCCTCGTGGCCTGGGTAGCCCAGACCCACGGCGGCAATGCCTCCATCGAACCCGCCGTCGGCGGCGGCACCATAGCCACCCTCTGGCTCCCACCCGCCGACATCACCGTCGGCGTCCCCGCCGGAGTGCGCATGTAG
- a CDS encoding PucR family transcriptional regulator, translated as MSVDNPARTGLIISGTPMSSPLQDVRGLARHMVGHFVETVAPCGTLPGDAIHGDVTTITRMCLELAVGMLDGQDLPEKTKRLEEAAAQWAREGIPIDTIHHAIHEGFKIGSDLVITGAMPRHLQRSGPDGNAEFVIAAADVDNIMGGAKMVMELLDRMTSAVSRAYVRELRSVVSEHHTAVHTLTSALLGGHSTSTMVRECGIEIADSYHVLAVSIPEHPEEHSPTVEGAVVARRKLRRLQAELATKYAGKVLSLLSVDGGTILVPANELPDEQLDELIERLSRAARVPIAATMVSATPQQIPDAADQAHELLDIVHRLRLTRGLFRFDELALEYQLTRPGPGRDHLGSLLDSLDAHPELLETLRTHISNNLNRQRTARILHVHTNTVDYRLKRIGQLTGFDPTQAAGLWYLRSALVARTYQAG; from the coding sequence ATGTCCGTCGACAATCCGGCCCGCACCGGGCTCATTATCTCGGGTACGCCGATGTCGTCGCCACTGCAGGATGTGCGCGGTTTGGCACGGCATATGGTCGGGCACTTCGTCGAGACCGTCGCACCGTGCGGGACACTGCCGGGCGATGCCATACACGGTGATGTCACCACCATCACCCGCATGTGCCTGGAACTGGCGGTGGGCATGCTCGATGGGCAGGACCTGCCGGAGAAGACCAAGCGGCTGGAGGAGGCCGCGGCCCAGTGGGCGCGCGAGGGCATACCCATCGATACCATCCACCACGCCATCCACGAGGGCTTCAAGATCGGCTCCGATCTGGTGATCACCGGCGCCATGCCGCGGCATCTGCAGCGCAGCGGGCCGGACGGGAATGCCGAATTCGTCATCGCCGCCGCGGATGTGGACAACATCATGGGCGGCGCGAAAATGGTGATGGAACTGCTGGACCGCATGACCTCCGCGGTCTCCCGGGCCTATGTGCGCGAACTGCGCTCGGTGGTCAGCGAACACCACACCGCCGTGCACACGCTCACCTCGGCGCTACTGGGCGGGCACAGCACCTCCACCATGGTCCGCGAGTGCGGTATCGAGATCGCCGACTCGTATCATGTACTGGCCGTATCGATTCCGGAGCATCCGGAGGAGCATTCACCGACCGTCGAGGGCGCGGTGGTGGCGCGGCGGAAGCTGCGCCGGCTGCAGGCCGAACTCGCCACCAAGTACGCCGGGAAGGTGCTGTCGCTGCTGAGCGTGGACGGCGGCACGATTCTGGTGCCCGCCAACGAACTTCCCGATGAGCAGCTCGACGAATTGATCGAGCGGCTCTCGCGGGCGGCGCGGGTGCCGATTGCCGCGACCATGGTTTCGGCTACGCCGCAACAGATTCCGGATGCCGCCGATCAGGCGCACGAACTGCTCGATATCGTGCACCGGCTGCGCCTGACCCGCGGGCTGTTCCGTTTCGACGAACTGGCGCTCGAGTATCAGCTCACCCGTCCGGGGCCGGGCCGCGATCACCTCGGCTCACTGCTCGATTCGCTCGATGCGCATCCGGAACTGCTGGAGACGCTGCGGACCCACATCAGCAATAACCTCAACCGGCAGCGCACCGCGCGAATCCTGCACGTGCACACCAATACCGTGGACTACCGGCTCAAGCGCATCGGTCAGCTGACCGGATTCGATCCGACCCAGGCGGCCGGACTCTGGTATCTGCGATCCGCGCTGGTCGCCCGCACATATCAGGCGGGCTGA
- a CDS encoding alpha/beta hydrolase: protein MTRRAALAGTAVALALVAGLPGATLGSGLAPTRIALQSVAFPVDAVGPHWEQVDVPSAAMGRTVTVDVLRGAGAGPRPTLYLLDGVDASKVSDWLTKGSVADFFADKPVDVVLPTGGTGSMYSDWDSPDPALGWNRWETFLTAELPGVIEPYLHSNGQRAVAGVSMGAQGAMMLAHRHPGFYRAVAGLSGCYSTMDVIGAAVTTITVASRGGNVTNMWGPPGTPEWREHDSTVGAEALRGTVIYLSAGSGMPTPSDLSDIAAARDVMGALKEAGGGVALEAGARACTEQFAQHLSDLGIPATVHYEDAGIHDWEDFAAQIGPAWQTLETAFESVPQAVPR, encoded by the coding sequence GTGACGCGGCGGGCGGCGCTGGCCGGGACCGCGGTCGCGCTGGCCTTGGTGGCGGGACTGCCGGGGGCCACGCTGGGCAGTGGGCTGGCGCCGACTCGAATCGCCCTGCAGTCGGTGGCATTTCCCGTGGATGCGGTCGGACCGCACTGGGAGCAGGTGGATGTCCCCTCCGCGGCCATGGGCCGCACCGTCACCGTGGATGTCCTGCGCGGCGCGGGCGCCGGACCCCGCCCGACCCTCTATCTCCTGGACGGCGTCGACGCCAGCAAGGTTTCGGACTGGCTGACCAAGGGCAGCGTGGCGGACTTCTTCGCCGACAAACCCGTCGACGTGGTCCTGCCGACCGGCGGCACCGGCAGCATGTACAGCGATTGGGACAGCCCGGATCCCGCTCTCGGCTGGAATCGCTGGGAGACCTTCCTGACCGCGGAGCTGCCGGGAGTCATCGAGCCCTACCTGCACTCGAACGGTCAGCGCGCCGTCGCGGGCGTGTCGATGGGCGCGCAGGGCGCGATGATGCTCGCGCACCGGCATCCCGGCTTCTACCGGGCCGTAGCGGGTTTGAGCGGTTGCTACTCCACCATGGACGTCATCGGTGCGGCCGTCACCACCATCACCGTGGCCTCGCGCGGCGGCAATGTGACCAATATGTGGGGGCCGCCCGGTACGCCGGAATGGCGTGAGCACGACAGCACCGTGGGTGCGGAAGCCCTGCGCGGCACGGTGATCTACCTCTCGGCCGGATCCGGTATGCCCACTCCCAGTGATCTGTCCGATATCGCGGCCGCCCGGGACGTCATGGGGGCGTTGAAGGAGGCGGGTGGCGGTGTCGCCTTGGAGGCGGGGGCCCGGGCCTGTACCGAACAATTCGCACAGCACCTGAGCGACTTGGGAATTCCCGCCACCGTGCATTACGAGGATGCGGGAATTCACGATTGGGAGGACTTCGCGGCCCAGATCGGCCCGGCGTGGCAGACCCTGGAAACGGCGTTCGAGTCAGTGCCGCAGGCCGTTCCGAGGTAG
- the nrdE gene encoding class 1b ribonucleoside-diphosphate reductase subunit alpha has protein sequence MDYHALNAMLNLYGPNGEIQFEKDREAANQYFLQHVNQNTVFFHNLDEKLDYLVKENYYETEVLDQYSRDYIKRLFQQAYAKKFRFPTFLGAFKYYTSYTLKTFDGKRYLERFEDRVCMVALTLAAGDEVLAGELVEEIMSGRFQPATPTFLNSGKKQRGEPVSCFLLRIEDNMESIGRSINSALQLSKRGGGVALLLSNIRETGAPIKKIENQSSGVIPIMKLLEDSFSYANQLGARQGAGAVYLQAHHPDIYRFLDTKRENADEKIRIKTLSLGVVIPDITFELAKKNEDMYLFSPYDVERIYGVPFADINITEKYYEMVDDKRIRKSKIKAREFFQTIAELQFESGYPYIMYEDTVNRANPIKGKITHSNLCSEILQVSTPSLYNDDLTYSKVGKDISCNLGSLNIAKTMDSPDLAKSIETAIRALTAVSDQTHIFSVPSIEQGNNESHAIGLGQMNLHGYLAREHVHYGSEEGVDFTNIYFYTVAYHAVRASNLIAKERGQYFGGFPESKYASGEYFDKYTEQAWEPATDRVREIFADAGVHVPTQDDWRELKASVMEYGIYNQNLQAVPPTGSISYINHSTSSIHPVASKIEIRKEGKIGRVYYPAPYLTNENLEYFQDAYEIGFEKVIDTYAAATQHVDQGLSLTLFFKDSATTRDVNRAQIYAWRKGIKTLYYIRIRQMALEGTEVEGCVSCML, from the coding sequence ATGGACTACCACGCGCTCAACGCGATGCTGAACCTGTACGGCCCGAACGGGGAGATCCAGTTCGAGAAGGATCGCGAGGCCGCGAACCAGTACTTCCTGCAGCACGTCAATCAGAACACTGTCTTCTTCCACAACCTGGACGAGAAGCTCGACTACCTCGTCAAGGAGAACTATTACGAGACAGAGGTTTTGGACCAGTACAGCCGCGACTACATCAAGCGGCTGTTCCAGCAGGCGTACGCCAAGAAGTTCCGCTTCCCGACCTTCCTGGGCGCGTTCAAGTACTACACCTCGTACACGCTGAAGACCTTCGACGGTAAGCGCTATCTGGAGCGTTTCGAAGACCGCGTGTGCATGGTGGCGCTGACGCTGGCCGCCGGTGACGAGGTGCTCGCCGGTGAACTGGTCGAGGAGATCATGTCCGGCCGTTTCCAGCCGGCCACCCCGACCTTCCTCAATTCGGGCAAGAAGCAGCGCGGCGAGCCGGTGTCCTGCTTCCTGCTGCGCATCGAGGACAATATGGAGTCCATCGGGCGCTCCATCAACTCCGCGCTGCAGCTGTCCAAGCGCGGCGGCGGTGTTGCCTTGCTGCTGAGCAATATTCGTGAGACCGGCGCCCCGATCAAGAAGATCGAGAACCAGTCCTCGGGTGTCATCCCGATCATGAAGCTGCTCGAGGATTCCTTCTCCTACGCCAACCAGCTCGGTGCGCGTCAGGGTGCGGGCGCGGTCTACCTGCAGGCCCACCACCCGGACATCTACCGCTTCCTGGACACCAAGCGCGAGAACGCGGACGAGAAGATCCGCATCAAGACGCTCTCGCTGGGTGTGGTCATCCCGGACATCACGTTCGAGCTGGCGAAGAAGAACGAGGACATGTACCTGTTCTCGCCGTACGACGTGGAGCGCATCTACGGCGTGCCGTTCGCCGATATCAATATCACCGAGAAGTACTACGAGATGGTCGACGACAAGCGGATCCGCAAGTCGAAGATCAAAGCGCGCGAGTTCTTCCAGACCATTGCCGAGCTGCAGTTCGAGTCGGGCTACCCGTACATCATGTACGAGGACACCGTGAACCGGGCGAACCCGATCAAGGGCAAGATCACCCACTCGAACCTGTGCTCGGAGATCCTGCAGGTATCGACGCCGTCGCTGTACAACGACGACCTCACCTATTCCAAGGTGGGCAAGGACATTTCGTGCAACCTGGGTTCGCTGAACATTGCGAAGACCATGGATTCGCCGGATCTGGCCAAGTCGATCGAGACCGCGATCCGCGCGCTGACCGCCGTGTCGGACCAGACGCACATCTTCTCGGTGCCCTCGATCGAGCAGGGCAACAACGAGTCGCACGCCATCGGCCTCGGGCAGATGAACCTGCACGGTTATCTGGCGCGTGAGCACGTGCACTACGGGTCCGAAGAGGGCGTCGACTTCACGAACATCTACTTCTATACCGTTGCCTACCACGCGGTCCGGGCGTCGAACCTGATCGCCAAGGAGCGCGGGCAGTACTTCGGCGGATTCCCCGAGTCCAAGTACGCCAGCGGCGAGTACTTCGACAAGTACACCGAGCAGGCCTGGGAGCCCGCCACCGACCGGGTCCGCGAGATCTTCGCCGACGCCGGCGTGCACGTCCCCACCCAGGACGATTGGCGCGAGCTCAAGGCGTCGGTCATGGAGTACGGCATCTACAACCAGAACCTGCAGGCCGTCCCGCCGACCGGTTCCATCTCCTACATCAACCACTCGACCAGTTCGATCCACCCGGTCGCCTCGAAGATCGAGATCCGCAAGGAAGGCAAGATCGGCCGCGTCTACTACCCGGCCCCCTACCTGACCAACGAGAATCTCGAATACTTCCAGGACGCCTACGAAATCGGCTTCGAGAAGGTCATCGACACCTACGCCGCCGCCACCCAGCACGTAGACCAGGGCCTGTCCCTCACCCTGTTCTTCAAGGACAGCGCCACCACCCGCGACGTCAACCGCGCCCAGATCTACGCCTGGCGCAAGGGCATCAAAACCCTCTACTACATCCGCATCCGCCAGATGGCCCTGGAGGGAACCGAAGTCGAGGGCTGCGTGAGCTGCATGCTGTAA
- a CDS encoding quinone oxidoreductase family protein, whose translation MRALTFDRIGTLDALALGTVPDPEPAAGEVLVRIVAAGVNPSDVKNVLGRFPYTTVPRVPGRDFAGVVVAGPDELVGREVWGSGKGLGFTRDGTHAEMLALPAGGVALKPETLTFEQAASCGTPYLTAFEAIERGGVTAGTTLLLIGLGAVGSAALDIARGRGADVIVGVRRPELAEKLRGEGIETVLLDDPGRLAATVHARRPEGAEVVFETTGHWLPAVVPVLAVGGRVCIIAAPADGHVRVPVLDLYRRGAVIIGVNSLLHDVVASAASLEKLRVTFDSGELPAPDPAVLRPLEEAVRVYHDLNGGASAKYVLVNQN comes from the coding sequence ATGCGAGCTCTGACGTTCGACCGAATCGGCACTCTGGACGCGCTGGCGCTGGGCACCGTGCCCGATCCGGAACCCGCGGCGGGGGAGGTGCTGGTGCGCATTGTCGCCGCCGGTGTGAATCCGAGCGATGTGAAGAATGTGCTGGGTCGCTTCCCGTATACGACGGTGCCGCGGGTGCCCGGCCGTGATTTCGCGGGCGTGGTCGTGGCGGGGCCGGACGAGCTGGTCGGCCGCGAAGTATGGGGCAGCGGAAAGGGATTGGGCTTCACCCGCGACGGCACGCACGCCGAAATGCTGGCCCTTCCGGCGGGCGGCGTCGCGCTCAAGCCGGAAACCCTGACCTTCGAACAGGCCGCGTCCTGCGGAACCCCGTACCTCACCGCGTTCGAAGCCATCGAGCGCGGTGGCGTCACCGCCGGCACCACACTGCTGCTCATCGGACTCGGCGCGGTCGGTAGCGCCGCGCTGGATATCGCACGAGGGCGCGGCGCGGATGTGATTGTCGGAGTGCGCCGTCCGGAACTCGCCGAGAAATTGCGCGGCGAAGGCATCGAGACGGTGCTGCTCGACGATCCGGGCCGACTCGCCGCCACCGTGCACGCGCGCCGTCCGGAAGGCGCCGAGGTCGTCTTCGAAACCACCGGTCACTGGCTTCCCGCCGTGGTGCCGGTGCTCGCCGTCGGCGGCCGAGTCTGCATCATCGCCGCGCCCGCCGACGGCCATGTCCGCGTACCGGTCCTCGATCTGTACCGCCGCGGCGCGGTCATCATCGGCGTCAATTCACTCCTGCACGACGTCGTCGCCAGCGCCGCGTCCCTGGAGAAACTGCGCGTCACCTTCGACTCCGGCGAGCTCCCCGCACCCGACCCGGCGGTGCTGCGCCCACTGGAGGAAGCGGTGCGCGTCTACCACGACCTCAACGGAGGCGCATCCGCCAAATACGTACTCGTCAACCAGAACTGA